Proteins from one Parasteatoda tepidariorum isolate YZ-2023 chromosome 4, CAS_Ptep_4.0, whole genome shotgun sequence genomic window:
- the LOC107446512 gene encoding methylcrotonoyl-CoA carboxylase subunit alpha, mitochondrial, whose amino-acid sequence MFSLRFGIKSCPTKSPCWRLRSTHAAPLRKVLIANRGEISCRIIHSSKKLGLRTVAVYSEADKNSLHVSLADEAYCLGPAASQESYLNQYKIIDVARSSNTDAIHPGYGFLSENSEFADLCQKEGLIFVGPPSSAIRDMGIKSTSKHIMDKAGVPVIKGYHGEDQSNDRLREEAIKIGFPVMLKAVRGGGGKGMRTVSSESEFSAQLESARREALKSFGNDAMLVEKLVKKPRHVEVQVFGDKHGNYVYLFERDCSVQRRHQKIIEEAPAPDLDEMTRKSLGEAAVRAAEAVNYVGAGTVEFIMDEDKNFYFMEMNTRLQVEHPVTEMITGVDLVEWQLRVAAGEKLPLSQNDLQLNGHAFEARIYAEDPDNNFMPGAGKLTHLFTPKVSSHVRVETGIVQGDEVSVHYDPMIAKLVVWGPNRSAALMKLHSCLSEYNIVGVKTNVKFLMQLAVHKEFLLGNVHTDFIPQHEKEIFATKLPSPQDICAAVCHAIHTDSEQLKSNNPFPFNKNSPFLLYDGMTPNLPYQKQIKLCFKDKEYSVDVDFKGKDGYTIYIDGQNYSVQTVPSKVDPSILQCTVDNKSFPVRAISKDNEIHLFTKDYSYEFTLKSPKFITSSSSEAMHAGAVAPMPGVIEKINVKVGDQIKKGDPLVVLIAMKMEYVIKAHCDGTVEKVLHKVGENVTKNAQLVNIKEHS is encoded by the exons atgCTGCGCCATTAAGAAAAGTCCTAATAGCTAATAGAGGAGAAATTTCTTGTCGTATTATACACTCTTCCAAAAAGTTAGGCCTGAGAACAGTGGCTGTTTATAGTGAAGCtgataaaaatagtttgcatGTTTCTTTA GCAGATGAAGCATATTGTTTGGGGCCAGCTGCATCGCAAGAAAGTTACTtgaatcaatataaaataatagatgTTGCCCGGAGTTCAAATACTGATGCCATTCACCCAGGTTATGGATTTTTGTCCGAAAATTCTGAATTTGCCGATTTGTGCCAAAAAGAAGGCCTCATATTTGTTGGACCTCCATCATCTGCTATACGAGACATGGGCATCAAAAG CACTTCTAAACATATTATGGATAAAGCTGGTGTACCAGTGATTAAAGGTTACCATGGTGAAGACCAGTCAAATGACAGATTAAGAGAAGAAGCCATTAAAATAGGTTTCCCAGTTATGTTAAAAGCTGTTAGAGGTGGTGGAGGCAAG GGAATGCGAACTGTTTCATCTGAAAGTGAATTCAGTGCTCAGTTAGAGTCTGCCAGACGAGAAGCTTTGAAATCTTTTGGTAATGATGCTATGCTGGTagaaaaacttgtaaaaaaaccTAG GCATGTTGAAGTACAAGTATTTGGTGACAAACATGGGAACTATGTTTATCTATTTGAACGGGATTGTAGTGTTCAGAGAAggcatcaaaaaataattgaggAAGCGCCAGCA CCAGATCTGGATGAAATGACCAGAAAATCCTTAGGGGAAGCTGCCGTCAGGGCTGCTGAGGCGGTTAATTATGTTGGAGCAG GTACTGTTGAATTTATCATGGATgaagataagaatttttatttcatggaaATGAATACGCGACTGCAAGTTGAACATCCCGTAACTGAAATGATTACTGGAGTTGATTTAGTTGAATGGCAACTGCGG GTAGCAGCTGGTGAAAAATTGCCTTTATCTCAAAATGATCTGCAACTCAATGGACATGCTTTTGAAGCTAGAATTTATGCCGAGGATCCTGATAACAATTTTATGCCTGGTGCTGGAAAATTGACTCACCTTTTCACTCCCAAAGTATCATCTCATGTTAGAGTTGAAACTGGCATTGTacaag gtgATGAAGTTTCTGTTCATTATGATCCCATGATTGCGAAACTTGTTGTGTGGGGACCAAACAGAAGTGCTGCTCTGATGAAACTACATTCTTGTTTATCTGAGTATAAT ATTGTTGGTGTGAAGACTAATGTAAAATTCCTAATGCAATTGGCTGTGCATAAAGAGTTTTTATTAGGAAATGTGCACACAGATTTTATCCCTCAACATGAAAAAGAGATATTCGCCACTAAGCTACCATCGCCTCAAGACATTTGTGCAGCTGTTTGTCATGCTATCCACACAGACTCTGAGCAATTAAAATCCAATAATCCATTTCCATTca ataaaaattCACCCTTTTTGTTATATGATGGAATGACTCCCAACTTGCCTTACCAGAagcaaataaaactttgtttcaAAGATAAAG AGTACAGTGTGGATGTAGACTTTAAAGGGAAGGATGGTTATACAATCTACATTGATGGACAAAATTACTCAGTTCAGACTGTGCCTTCTAAAGTAGATCCATCAATTCTGCAGTGCACTGTTGACAACAAGAGCTTTCCTGTTCGAGCAATCTCAAAGGATAATGAAATACACCTCTTTACTAAA gATTACAGCTATGAATTCACACTGAAATCACCAAAGTTTATCACTTCCTCTTCCTCAGAAGCGATGCATGCTGGTGCGGTTGCTCCAATGCCTGGGGTCATTGAGAAGATCAATGTTAAAGTTGGTGaccaaattaaaaaaggagATCCTTTAGTTGTCCTTATTGCAATGAAAATGGAG tatgtTATAAAAGCTCATTGTGATGGAACTGTAGAGAAAGTGTTACATAAAGTTGGAGAAAATGTTACAAAGAATGCTCAACTTGTAAATATCAAAGAACACTCTTAA